The Dehalococcoidia bacterium genome has a window encoding:
- a CDS encoding glycosyltransferase family 4 protein has protein sequence MRIALVSPYDWSIPGGVNSHVAHLAREFRRQGHDVRIVAPSSRFWAHPLDNLEIIGKYTVGLPASGSVAHISLSFTLAGRVRRLLQRERFDLVHLHEPFMPLLPFQFLRFYPGPVVATFHAAREGGSRLYAYARYLIRPYWGRIDGRIAVSRTALRLISKYFAGRYRIIPNGVDVGRFSPEVEPLPQFDDGKLNVLFLGRLERRKGLPYLLQAFALLKREMPQVRLIVVGRDGGMLAPCQRFVERTGLSDVVFVGYVPEADLPRYYRSAHVFCAPNTGAESQGLILLEAMASGVPVVASAIEGFREVISDGQEGLLVSPGDGEALAQALLRLLSDPALREAMGQRGLATVRRYAWERVATEVLDYYRQVIAQHYSPAG, from the coding sequence ATGAGGATAGCGCTGGTCAGCCCTTACGACTGGTCCATACCGGGCGGCGTCAACAGTCACGTGGCCCACCTGGCACGGGAGTTCCGTCGGCAGGGGCATGACGTGCGCATCGTGGCGCCCAGCTCCCGCTTCTGGGCCCACCCCCTGGACAACCTGGAGATCATCGGCAAATACACGGTGGGGCTGCCGGCCAGCGGCTCGGTGGCCCATATCAGCCTGTCCTTCACCCTGGCGGGCCGGGTGCGACGGCTGCTGCAGCGGGAGCGCTTCGACCTGGTGCACCTGCACGAGCCCTTCATGCCGCTTCTGCCCTTTCAGTTCCTGCGCTTCTACCCCGGGCCGGTGGTGGCCACGTTCCACGCCGCCCGCGAAGGCGGGAGCCGCCTGTACGCCTACGCCCGCTACCTGATCCGCCCCTACTGGGGCCGGATCGACGGACGTATCGCCGTGTCGCGGACGGCCCTGAGGCTCATCAGCAAGTATTTCGCCGGCCGCTACCGCATCATCCCCAACGGAGTGGACGTGGGGCGCTTTTCCCCCGAGGTGGAGCCGCTGCCCCAGTTCGACGATGGCAAGCTCAACGTGCTCTTCCTGGGGCGGCTGGAGCGACGCAAGGGGTTGCCCTATCTGCTGCAGGCCTTCGCCCTGCTGAAGAGGGAGATGCCGCAGGTCCGCCTCATCGTGGTCGGACGCGACGGCGGAATGCTGGCCCCCTGCCAGCGCTTTGTGGAGCGGACGGGGCTGTCGGACGTGGTCTTCGTCGGGTATGTGCCCGAGGCCGACCTGCCCCGCTACTACCGCTCCGCCCATGTCTTCTGCGCCCCCAACACAGGCGCCGAGAGCCAGGGCCTCATCCTGCTGGAGGCTATGGCCAGCGGCGTGCCGGTGGTGGCCTCGGCCATCGAAGGCTTCCGTGAGGTCATCAGTGACGGGCAGGAAGGGCTGCTGGTGAGCCCGGGCGACGGCGAGGCCCTGGCCCAGGCCCTCCTGCGCCTCCTTTCCGACCCCGCCCTGCGAGAGGCCATGGGCCAGCGGGGGCTGGCCACGGTGCGCCGCTACGCCTGGGAGCGGGTGGCTACGGAGGTCTTGGACTACTATCGTCAGGTCATCGCCCAGCACTACTCCCCGGCCGGCTGA
- a CDS encoding CDP-alcohol phosphatidyltransferase family protein, producing the protein MSYLLPRAALERYLSPALLFLDRVGVRPDHVSLLGAAGNVLAGVLAGRGELLGAGLAAWGFSALDAVDGPLARATGRQTRFGSVLDAVLDRVSEAAVLGGLAFLFLRHGDQEGALLAFVAAVASFLVSYVRARAEVVGIPLREGLLARPERVFILGLGLIINEVKVVLWVLAVAASLTAAHRLFLAHRRTRQEEEEA; encoded by the coding sequence ATGTCGTATCTCCTGCCTCGGGCTGCCCTGGAGCGCTACCTCTCGCCGGCACTGCTGTTCCTGGACAGAGTCGGGGTACGTCCCGACCATGTGAGCCTGCTGGGGGCGGCTGGCAACGTGCTGGCCGGGGTGCTGGCCGGCCGCGGCGAGCTGCTGGGGGCGGGACTGGCCGCCTGGGGCTTCAGCGCCCTGGACGCTGTGGACGGCCCCCTGGCCCGGGCCACGGGCCGCCAGACCCGCTTCGGATCGGTGCTGGACGCGGTGCTGGACCGTGTCTCGGAGGCAGCGGTCCTGGGGGGCCTGGCCTTTCTCTTCCTGCGCCACGGCGACCAGGAAGGAGCCCTCCTGGCCTTCGTGGCTGCGGTGGCCTCGTTCCTGGTCAGCTATGTGCGGGCGCGGGCGGAGGTGGTGGGCATACCCCTCCGAGAGGGGCTGCTGGCGCGACCGGAGCGGGTGTTCATCCTCGGCCTGGGCCTTATAATCAATGAAGTGAAGGTAGTCCTGTGGGTATTGGCCGTAGCTGCCTCGCTGACGGCTGCCCACAGGCTCTTTTTGGCCCATCGACGCACCCGCCAGGAGGAGGAAGAGGCTTGA
- a CDS encoding inositol-3-phosphate synthase — protein sequence MGKINVAIIGVGNCASSLVQGVYYYRNADEHQEVPGLMHVNLGGYHVGDIEFVAAFDIDANKVGKDLSEAIFTPPNNTYKFCDVPHLGVKVERGMTHDSIGKYLSGVITKASGPTSNIVRILRETQTHVVINYLPVGSEEATKWYVEQVLQAGCAFINCIPVFIARERYWQQRFEEAGLPIIGDDIKSQVGATILHRVLTRLFVERGVKVERTYQLNFGGNTDFLNMLERERLMSKKISKTTAVTSQLGYELPEGNVHIGPSDYVPWLLDRKWCYIRIEGTGFGGVPLNLECKLEVWDSPNSAGVVIDAIRCAKLALDRGLSGALIGPSAYFMKSPPQQFTDEEARRLTEEFIAGSDGQRPA from the coding sequence ATGGGCAAGATAAACGTGGCCATAATTGGCGTCGGCAACTGCGCCTCGTCCCTGGTCCAGGGCGTCTACTATTACCGCAATGCCGATGAGCACCAAGAGGTGCCCGGGCTGATGCACGTCAACCTGGGCGGCTATCATGTGGGCGACATCGAGTTCGTGGCCGCCTTCGACATCGACGCCAACAAGGTGGGCAAGGACCTGTCGGAGGCCATCTTCACGCCCCCCAACAACACCTACAAGTTCTGCGACGTCCCCCACCTGGGCGTGAAGGTGGAGCGGGGCATGACCCATGACAGCATCGGCAAATACCTGAGCGGGGTCATCACCAAGGCCAGCGGCCCCACCTCCAACATAGTCCGGATCCTGCGGGAGACCCAGACCCACGTGGTGATCAACTACCTGCCGGTAGGTAGTGAGGAGGCCACCAAGTGGTACGTGGAGCAGGTGCTGCAGGCCGGGTGCGCCTTCATCAACTGCATTCCCGTTTTCATCGCTCGCGAGCGTTACTGGCAACAGCGCTTCGAGGAGGCGGGGCTGCCCATCATCGGCGATGACATCAAGTCCCAGGTGGGTGCCACCATCCTCCACCGGGTGCTCACCCGCCTGTTCGTGGAGCGGGGGGTGAAGGTGGAGCGGACCTATCAGCTCAACTTCGGTGGCAACACCGACTTCCTCAACATGCTGGAGCGCGAGCGCCTCATGAGCAAGAAGATCTCCAAGACCACCGCTGTCACCTCTCAGCTGGGCTACGAGCTGCCGGAGGGCAACGTCCACATCGGCCCCTCCGATTACGTGCCCTGGCTTCTGGACCGCAAGTGGTGCTACATCCGCATTGAGGGGACGGGGTTCGGGGGAGTGCCCCTGAACCTGGAGTGCAAGCTGGAGGTGTGGGACAGCCCCAATTCGGCGGGGGTGGTCATCGATGCCATACGCTGCGCCAAGCTGGCCCTGGACCGGGGCCTGTCGGGCGCCCTCATCGGCCCCAGCGCCTACTTCATGAAGTCCCCGCCCCAGCAGTTCACCGACGAGGAGGCCAGGCGCCTGACGGAGGAGTTTATCGCTGGCAGCGACGGCCAGCGCCCGGCCTAG
- a CDS encoding thioredoxin family protein — MIPLRDQELLRQRFQAELVDQVRIDFFTQKDLPIYLPGKEPCRYCRPTQEMLQELAGLSDLISLRIHVFEDEPEAVRAFGIERVPAIVLRGRDGPQLKFYGLPSGHEFPEFVETIVHLSRREVPLPEAVARKAKRLQERVTVQVFVTPTCPYCPQMVRAAYALAMANPKAVAAEAIEVSEFPDLARRYNIRAVPYTIINDRVAIPGAVPPEALLEQLAKATGTALVETAPAGETTPAELPSGDEPPPERRSSGGLIIP; from the coding sequence TTGATCCCGCTGCGAGACCAGGAACTGCTGCGACAGCGCTTTCAGGCCGAGCTGGTGGACCAGGTGCGGATAGACTTCTTCACCCAGAAGGACTTGCCCATTTACCTGCCGGGCAAGGAGCCTTGTCGCTACTGTCGACCTACTCAGGAGATGCTGCAGGAGCTGGCTGGCCTCAGCGACCTCATCAGCCTGCGCATTCACGTGTTCGAGGACGAGCCCGAGGCGGTGCGCGCCTTCGGCATCGAACGGGTGCCGGCCATCGTCCTTAGGGGGCGCGACGGCCCTCAGCTCAAGTTCTACGGCCTCCCCAGCGGGCACGAGTTCCCCGAGTTCGTGGAGACGATCGTGCACCTTTCGCGGCGGGAGGTGCCCCTGCCCGAGGCGGTCGCGCGCAAGGCCAAGCGCCTGCAGGAGCGGGTGACCGTGCAGGTGTTCGTGACCCCCACCTGCCCCTACTGTCCGCAGATGGTGCGAGCCGCCTATGCCCTGGCCATGGCCAACCCCAAGGCGGTGGCGGCCGAGGCCATCGAGGTGTCCGAGTTCCCCGATCTGGCCCGCCGCTACAACATCCGCGCCGTGCCCTACACCATCATCAACGACCGGGTGGCCATACCGGGGGCGGTGCCGCCCGAGGCGCTGCTGGAGCAGCTGGCCAAGGCCACGGGCACGGCCCTGGTGGAGACGGCCCCCGCCGGCGAGACCACCCCGGCCGAGCTACCCTCCGGCGACGAGCCCCCGCCCGAGCGGCGCAGCAGCGGCGGCCTCATCATCCCCTGA
- a CDS encoding PHP domain-containing protein, with protein sequence MSEQRLGKADLHVHTSLSDGMASPQEVLDYVQEHTDLDVVAITDHDSLDGAWAVREAWAKGRYRFDVVVGMEVTAIEGHIIALFVESPLPSLRPAAEVVEAIHRQGGLAIIAHPLSLVTRSLNRRDIERLMSLPQALAHADGMEVANGFARSLPFMHGRHRIVQELADRYRLARVGGSDAHFRQAIGSAYTLFPGRSAEDLRRAILERATAAASGRHPRPWELGLWPLLVQQWRGLTVTPRTLGLGATAMSFVQRIFPFLRPS encoded by the coding sequence ATGAGCGAGCAGCGCCTGGGCAAGGCAGACCTGCATGTCCATACCTCCCTCAGCGATGGCATGGCGAGCCCTCAGGAGGTGCTGGACTACGTCCAGGAGCATACCGATCTGGACGTGGTGGCCATCACCGACCATGACAGCCTGGACGGAGCCTGGGCAGTGAGGGAGGCCTGGGCCAAGGGGCGCTACCGCTTCGACGTGGTGGTGGGCATGGAGGTGACGGCCATCGAGGGCCACATCATCGCCCTGTTCGTCGAGAGCCCCCTGCCCAGCCTGCGCCCCGCCGCTGAGGTGGTGGAGGCTATCCACCGCCAGGGGGGCCTGGCCATCATCGCCCACCCCCTCAGCCTGGTGACCCGCAGCCTGAACCGCCGCGACATAGAGCGCCTCATGTCGCTGCCGCAGGCGCTGGCCCACGCCGACGGCATGGAGGTTGCCAACGGCTTCGCCCGCAGCCTTCCCTTCATGCACGGGCGCCACCGCATCGTGCAGGAGCTGGCCGACCGCTACCGTCTGGCGCGAGTAGGCGGCTCCGATGCCCATTTCCGCCAGGCCATCGGCAGCGCCTATACCCTCTTCCCCGGCCGCAGCGCTGAAGACCTGAGGCGGGCCATCCTGGAGCGGGCTACCGCTGCTGCCAGCGGCCGCCACCCGCGGCCCTGGGAGCTGGGGCTGTGGCCGCTCCTAGTCCAGCAGTGGAGGGGACTGACGGTGACGCCGCGGACACTGGGGCTGGGGGCCACGGCCATGAGCTTCGTCCAGCGCATCTTCCCCTTCCTGCGGCCGTCATGA
- a CDS encoding lysophospholipid acyltransferase family protein — MWKYILFLVAYHTLGRLPLAVLYRICDLVGEALYLVAPTLRRRVSDNMRHVLGPQAPRREVRWATRRVFRNVARYYADLITIPRLDPKEFHDRRLRYWGFDEYVLPALERGQGVIVVSCHFGSPELAIQGLIARGVKALCLTEPLEPPRLSRLVDRLRSSQGHTFLPVSVGSVKAAIRHLKQGGLLALMGDRDVAGPRALLPFLGQETYVPTGPVELAFRTGALLVPVFSYRRDGRIEVIVEPPLDLERSGSLEEDVRLNTIRFLERFERHLRRDPGQWIVMEAVWGEASAQERAA, encoded by the coding sequence ATGTGGAAGTACATCCTCTTCCTCGTGGCCTACCATACCCTGGGCCGCCTGCCCCTGGCGGTGCTCTACCGTATCTGCGACCTGGTGGGGGAGGCCCTCTATCTCGTTGCTCCCACCCTGCGGCGCCGGGTGAGCGACAACATGCGCCATGTGCTGGGGCCACAGGCCCCGCGGCGGGAGGTGCGCTGGGCGACGCGCAGGGTGTTCCGGAATGTGGCCCGCTACTATGCCGACCTGATCACCATTCCCCGCCTGGACCCGAAGGAGTTTCACGACCGCCGCCTGCGCTACTGGGGCTTCGACGAGTATGTGCTGCCGGCCCTGGAGCGGGGCCAGGGGGTCATCGTCGTCAGCTGCCACTTCGGCAGCCCCGAGCTGGCCATCCAGGGCCTCATCGCGCGGGGGGTGAAGGCCCTCTGTCTCACGGAGCCCCTGGAGCCGCCCCGCCTGTCGCGGTTGGTGGACCGGCTGCGCTCCAGCCAGGGCCACACCTTCCTGCCGGTGAGCGTGGGCAGCGTCAAGGCGGCCATCCGACACCTGAAGCAGGGCGGCCTGCTGGCCCTGATGGGCGACCGCGATGTGGCCGGCCCGAGGGCCTTGCTTCCCTTCCTGGGCCAGGAGACCTATGTCCCCACCGGGCCGGTGGAGCTGGCCTTCCGCACCGGTGCCCTGCTGGTGCCCGTCTTCAGCTACCGCCGCGACGGGCGCATCGAGGTGATAGTCGAGCCGCCCCTGGACCTGGAGCGCAGCGGCAGCCTGGAGGAGGACGTGCGCCTTAACACCATCCGCTTCCTGGAGCGGTTCGAGAGGCACCTGCGCCGCGACCCTGGCCAGTGGATCGTAATGGAGGCGGTCTGGGGCGAAGCTTCAGCGCAGGAGAGGGCAGCATGA